tatttttgcccGAAAGTGGCGGAATCCCCAAAGCCATACGTTGGTGCCCAGAATATCTTAAATCATCATTTTCTAATCCAAATAGCATTAACATTGATGGAGCAGGTGCTCCTGTTTGATGGAAATCAACACTTCTATAACTAAAATGTTATGCTAAATTTGTGCAAATTATCAGTGGATCATTGAACTATAATAGAGGGACAGGTGTGTGGGAAGGAGCGATCTTACTTTCTACGAAACAATAATCTacgtaattattttataataaaggataaaagttaaaatgaatttGCCCTAATGCTCAAAAATTTGCATAGAGTcaggaataaaatttaaataagaacCCACATTACTGTTCGTATTTCACATACGCATTTCAGGATCAATTACTATATTTACCATATCCTAATATTCAGTTTCCAGAGATTTTCAAGTTGGTGGCAAAAATTCATGTTAGTAGCGACATCTAGAGGGCTATATCCTAATTGCACACCTGCATTAATAAAGAAACCTGCGGTggcaaaattggaaatatattGCTACATGCTCATAGAATGGTTTGACGTTTGGCATAGGTACAATTTTGTGAGGTTATAATATTATGTTTTTGCTAACggatatatattaaaaacttcttttaagTAGTAATTTCCGAAAATGGAAAGAACTCTAATTACATATATTAAGATCTTCTCAAGATATACAAATGATAAGAAGTGTAATAATTGATAgccttttgaaggttttttttaagattaaaaatCCATAATGCGaatgctaaaaatttttcctgCCTCTGTTGTGATATTTTACATTATACACAGTGTTTCGACATGGAATATGTGGCAGTTCAAGCtcccaaaaataaatctaaagaGAGACAGTTACAATCCATGGTGTTACATTAATGAGTGCTGCAACAAAGATtggattaattttaagagaGCCCGTAAGTTTCTGAACCAGAATCACTTAGATGGTATAACTTTTATTACAATGTAATAATTATATGGATCACTTGATTCTTCTTCTTCGCAATAAATGAGATATTGTATATAATAGCATCACACTTGAAATATCCTGCATCAAAGTATTGTTGAAAtcaaagaatttcaaataacacAAAACCAGTAATGGTCTGACCCTCGACTCTGTGTTTACTGCAAAGTGGTATGTTGCTCTACATCAGAGTGTAATCTCTTCCATTAATCTTTGGGATTACTggaaattacttaattttaaattattgttattgaaattgtttttttattctctacacAACTATGTCCTTCAAGGGCTTCAAGGCAACCTCACCAAATATCTATTTGGTCAACCCTTTGTTGATGCTGCAGTAAATGCCTTGGCTGCCCACTACAATCCATATTTTCCCTCCAGCAAAGCATTAACTCTTAGCTTCCATGGAATGACTGGAGTTGGCAAAAATTTTGTCTCCAAGTTTATAGTAGACAGCATATACAGGAAaggttttaaaagcaaatatgTACATCAATTCATTGGACGAATGCATTTTTCTGAACAAAAAGATGTTAAACAGAATAAGGTATGGcaatttaacataaacttaTATATaagattttacaattttatctCCAGGAACTCTTGCATGGATGGCTAAAGGGAAACATAAGTGACTGCCCACAGCAACTTATCATATTTGATGAAGTGGATAAAATGGTTccagatattttaaatagtaTAAAACCTATAATAGACAATAGAGATGATGTAGAAGGGGTAGATTACTCTAAAgcaatattcatttttttgtcaaacacGGGGGCACATATTATTAATGAACATTATcatgatttatattttaaagaaggaaaagcTCGGgaggaaatgaaaatatcagattttgaaactttcattGAGAAAGTGGCATTTAATGAGCAAGGTTAGTTTAACAAGAGGTATTTTATTAATGTGGCCAGAAGAATATTGTCCCCATTAGGAGGGAAGTTTGATTTTATATCAAGTATGTTACAGAATTTCTATTCAtggtttttgtaatattttattgttttttttttaggtggaTTCGAAAACTGTGACTTgataaatcataatttaattgatCACTATATTCCATTCCTACCTTTGGAAGAGAAACATGTGATTAAGTGTATAAAGAATGAATTCATGCTTTGGAGCGTTGCAAACCCAGCCCAAGAACATGTAGAGTAAGTAgtaaataaaagcaatttactcccttatttcatttatttatttttatagagaAATATTACAAGACATCCAATGGGGACCTGaagaaactaaaatattttccaaaactgGCTGTCGACGACTGGGACAAAAAGTAGCCACTCTGGTTGATAAACACTATAGGCATATTGCGtttgataatgaaaaaaacgaaCTATAGGGCTAGTAGGtacttaaaaatgtaattcacAAAGTTGCCTACAAGCATAACTTTTTACTATTTCTTTTATTGAtgcattttcataattatataatattctgTTTATTGTGTAAATATAATAAGGAAAATGTCTAattgactttttttgttgcaaaataTCTGCAAAGAGacataataatttcatttcttgtttaagaaattccaactattatcattattgttcATATCgtattttattgttacattaatttttataataacagaaaaacgattaatttgTTCACTTGGTTTTAAGAAACAGATCGGTATTTTCAACTACGATACGAACAGAGTTGCTACGAGTATAATTATTGTACAAACAATTCACTAGGATCGTGTTAAGTAAGAATTTGTTACGAAATTTGAGAAGATATTAGTGATAGAGATTTGTCCTACAAGTTTTGCAATCTAAGAGATTCCTGGAATAACAGTTCTATCTTAGTATTTAAGGGGAATATAAAACTGATTTCGGAGCGTTGATTGTAgctgaaataataattcaattatacCTTCCAAAATTAGTAGGTTTGCTATAATAATCAATGGAAATTTCCGGCTGATATTTTCCGTAAAAAATTCCCCCCTGAAATGTCAGGAAACGGAACACAGTTatctaatttttccattgtgaaagtcaacatttttttcttgtaagctgcataaaaattattacgtTTAC
The sequence above is a segment of the Euwallacea fornicatus isolate EFF26 chromosome 16, ASM4011564v1, whole genome shotgun sequence genome. Coding sequences within it:
- the LOC136344235 gene encoding torsin-1A-like, whose amino-acid sequence is MRMLKIFPASVVIFYIIHSVSTWNMWQFKLPKINLKRDSYNPWCYINECCNKDWINFKRARLQGNLTKYLFGQPFVDAAVNALAAHYNPYFPSSKALTLSFHGMTGVGKNFVSKFIVDSIYRKGFKSKYVHQFIGRMHFSEQKDVKQNKELLHGWLKGNISDCPQQLIIFDEVDKMVPDILNSIKPIIDNRDDVEGVDYSKAIFIFLSNTGAHIINEHYHDLYFKEGKAREEMKISDFETFIEKVAFNEQGGFENCDLINHNLIDHYIPFLPLEEKHVIKCIKNEFMLWSVANPAQEHVEEILQDIQWGPEETKIFSKTGCRRLGQKVATLVDKHYRHIAFDNEKNEL